One segment of Theobroma cacao cultivar B97-61/B2 chromosome 9, Criollo_cocoa_genome_V2, whole genome shotgun sequence DNA contains the following:
- the LOC18588850 gene encoding pyrophosphate-energized vacuolar membrane proton pump, with the protein MGASILSDLGAEILIPVCAVVGIAFSFVQWVLVSKVKLSPGRDSGSPGNNGAGAKNGYADYLIEEEEGLNDHNVVLKCAEIQNAISEGATSFLFTEYQYVGIFMVAFAILIFLFLGSVEGFSTKSQPCMYDQSKMCKPALATAAFSTISFLLGAVTSVVSGFLGMKIATYANARTTLEARKGVGKAFITAFRSGAVMGFLLAANGLLVLYIAINLFKLYYGDDWGGLFEAITGYGLGGSSMALFGRVGGGIYTKAADVGADLVGKVERNIPEDDPRNPAVIADNVGDNVGDIAGMGSDLFGSYAESSCAALVVASISSFGINHELTPMLYPLIISSVGILVCLITTLFATDFFEIKAVKEIEPSLKRQLIISTVLMTVGIGIVSWIALPSSFTIFNFGDQKAVKNWQLFLCVSVGLWAGLIIGFVTEYYTSNAYSPVQDVADSCRTGAATNVIFGLALGYKSCIIPIFAIAVSIFVSFSFAAMYGIAVAALGMLSTIATGLAIDAYGPISDNAGGIAEMAGMSHRIRERTDALDAAGNTTAAIGKGFAIGSAALVSLALFGAFVSRAAISTVDVLTPKVFIGLLVGAMLPYWFSAMTMKSVGSAALKMVEEVRRQFNTIPGLMEGSAKPDYATCVKISTDASIKEMIPPGALVMLTPLLVGIFFGVETLSGVLAGSLVSGVQIAISASNTGGAWDNAKKYIEAGASEHARSLGPKGSDPHKAAVIGDTIGDPLKDTSGPSLNILIKLMAVESLVFAPFFATHGGLLFKIF; encoded by the exons ATGGGGGCTTCGATTTTGTCAGATCTCGGAGCCGAGATCCTGATCCCGGTCTGCGCCGTGGTTGGAATTGCCTTTTCTTTCGTACAATGGGTTCTCGTTTCCAAGGTGAAGCTCTCTCCGGGTCGAGACTCGGGTTCCCCCGGGAACAACGGTGCGGGTGCGAAAAACGGGTACGCGGATTACCTcattgaagaagaagaaggtcTTAATGACCATAATGTTGTTCTTAAATGTGCTGAAATTCAAAACGCCATCTCTGAAG GGGCAACCTCATTTCTTTTCACTGAGTACCAGTATGTTGGCATTTTCATGGTTGCTTTTGCAATcttgattttccttttccttggCTCGGTCGAGGGTTTCAGCACTAAGAGCCAGCCTTGCATGTATGACCAATCTAAGATGTGCAAGCCTGCTCTTGCCACTGCTGCATTCAGCACCATATCTTTCTTGCTTGGTGCTGTCACTTCAGTTGTTTCTGGCTTTCTTGGGATGAAAATTGCTACCTATGCAAATGCTAGAACCACTCTGGAGGCAAGAAAGGGAGTTGGAAAGGCATTTATCACTGCATTCAGATCTGGTGCTGTCATGGGTTTTCTTCTTGCTGCAAATGGCCTTTTGGTGCTTTACATTGCCATCAACTTATTCAAACTCTACTATGGTGATGATTGGGGTGGTCTTTTTGAGGCGATCACTGGTTATGGGCTTGGGGGATCATCTATGGCTCTTTTTGGCAGAGTTGGTGGAGGAATCTATACCAAAGCTGCTGATGTAGGTGCTGATCTTGTGGGCAAGGTGGAAAGGAACATTCCTGAGGATGACCCTAGAAATCCAGCT GTGATTGCTGACAATGTTGGTGATAATGTTGGTGATATAGCTGGAATGGGATCTGATCTTTTTGGCTCTTATGCTGAATCATCTTGTGCTGCACTTGTTGTTGCTTCCATCTCTTCTTTTGGCATCAATCATGAGTTGACTCCAATGTTATATCCTCTAATCATCAGTTCCGTTGGTATCCTTGTTTGTTTAATCACCACTTTATTTGCAACAGACTTCTTTGAGATTAAGGCTGTAAAGGAAATTGAGCCATCATTGAAGCGTCAACTTATCATCTCCACTGTTCTCATGACTGTTGGAATTGGCATTGTTAGTTGGATAGCTCTTCCATCTTCCTTtaccattttcaattttggagACCAGAAAGCTGTGAAAAACTG GCAACTATTCTTATGCGTTTCTGTTGGTCTTTGGGCTGGCCTAATTATTGGATTTGTAACTGAGTACTATACTAGCAACGCATACAG CCCTGTGCAAGACGTTGCTGATTCCTGCCGGACTGGAGCTGCTACTAATGTTATTTTTGGCCTTGCATTGGGTTACAAGTCTTGCATTATTCCTATTTTTGCTATTGCAGTCAGTATTTTTGTTAGTTTTAGCTTTGCTGCTATGTATGGCATTGCTGTTGCTGCCCTTGGAATGTTGAGCACCATAGCTACTGGATTGGCTATTGATGCCTATGGTCCCATCAGTGATAATGCTGGAGGCATTGCTGAGATGGCTGGCATGAGCCACAGAATACGAGAGAGAACTGATGCTCTTGATGCTGCAGGAAATACCACTGCTGCTATTGGAaag GGTTTCGCCATTGGATCAGCAGCCCTTGTGTCTCTTGCCCTCTTTGGTGCCTTTGTGAGCCGTGCTGCTATTTCAACAGTTGATGTGTTGACCCCTAAAGTTTTTATTGGTTTGCTTGTGGGTGCAATGCTTCCTTACTGGTTCTCTGCTATGACCATGAAGAGTGTGGGAAGTGCTGCTTTGAAGATGGTTGAGGAAGTGCGCAGGCAATTCAATACGATCCCAGGTCTCATGGAGGGCAGTGCTAAGCCTGACTATGCTACCTGTGTTAAGATTTCTACGGATGCTTCCATCAAAGAAATGATCCCTCCTGGAGCCCTTGTTATGCTCACACCCCTTCTTGTTGGAATCTTTTTTGGTGTGGAAACTCTCTCTGGTGTCCTTGCTGGATCCCTTGTCTCTGGTGTGCAG ATTGCTATCTCTGCATCGAACACAGGGGGTGCTTGGGATAATGCCAAGAAGTATATTGAG GCTGGTGCTTCAGAACATGCAAGATCTCTTGGGCCCAAAGGATCAGATCCACATAAGGCAGCTGTTATTGGTGACACCATTGGGGACCCTCTGAAGGATACATCTGGGCCATCATTGAACATCCTCATCAAGCTAATGGCTGTCGAATCACTTGTCTTCGCTCCCTTCTTTGCTACACATGGTGGGCTtctttttaagatattttaa